In Halorubellus sp. JP-L1, one DNA window encodes the following:
- a CDS encoding ubiquitin-like small modifier protein 1 → MHWKLFADLRERAGEETVAVEDAATVEDALEALLADRDALRERVLDADGDVVPDVNVLKNGENVFDAGDGLDEPVVEGDELALFPPVSGG, encoded by the coding sequence GTGCACTGGAAGCTGTTCGCCGACCTCCGCGAGCGCGCCGGCGAGGAGACCGTCGCCGTCGAGGACGCCGCCACCGTGGAGGACGCGCTCGAGGCGCTGCTCGCGGACCGCGACGCACTCCGCGAGCGCGTGCTCGACGCCGACGGCGACGTCGTCCCGGACGTGAACGTCCTGAAGAACGGCGAGAACGTCTTCGACGCCGGCGACGGCCTCGACGAACCAGTCGTCGAGGGCGACGAACTCGCGCTGTTCCCGCCCGTCTCGGGCGGATAG
- a CDS encoding TrkA C-terminal domain-containing protein: MSSHSLLAVAVRVASLAALAGGVSLLAAVLYRWWGRERIPEGIALLLGVTAVALVLNTEQTLKQFIVDGGTGEFDQWEALRTVTTFTASAIVADVARRVGDRSAERAFRNGSTPRFDRELAQMVRAGGRAVTVTLPDSIDDIDGYDPVPEAKKAEFAGERFVFPRRVTVGELGDRIRARLETDYGVGHVDVEVTAEGDVTYLGVGAREAGIGPTLAPGAAAVAVQADPANAASAGDLVQVWAGGADGEPERVATAEVRAAVDDVVTLALDEPDAAALADDVAYRLVTMPTEPSVDREFAALLRAADETMGAVVVDANSPLQGATVGALDVTVAAIRRPDRGVAPIPESDTPIEVGSTLYVVARPDAFRAFEAAATPVQVTEPAASPDGDD, encoded by the coding sequence AGCGCATCCCCGAGGGCATCGCGCTCCTGCTCGGCGTGACCGCGGTCGCGCTCGTCCTGAACACCGAGCAGACGCTCAAGCAGTTCATCGTCGACGGCGGGACCGGCGAGTTCGACCAGTGGGAGGCGCTGCGGACGGTGACGACGTTCACCGCGAGCGCGATCGTCGCGGACGTCGCGCGGCGCGTCGGCGACCGGAGCGCCGAGCGCGCGTTCCGGAACGGGTCGACGCCGCGGTTCGACCGCGAGCTCGCGCAGATGGTTCGTGCCGGCGGGCGCGCCGTCACGGTGACGCTCCCGGACTCGATCGACGACATCGACGGCTACGATCCCGTCCCGGAGGCGAAGAAGGCCGAGTTCGCCGGGGAGCGGTTCGTGTTCCCGCGGCGCGTCACGGTCGGGGAGCTCGGCGACCGCATCCGTGCGCGTCTCGAGACCGACTACGGCGTCGGGCACGTGGACGTCGAGGTGACCGCCGAGGGCGACGTGACGTACCTCGGCGTCGGTGCGCGCGAGGCCGGCATCGGGCCGACGCTCGCGCCGGGTGCGGCGGCGGTCGCGGTACAGGCCGACCCGGCGAACGCGGCGAGCGCCGGGGACCTCGTGCAGGTGTGGGCGGGCGGCGCGGACGGCGAGCCCGAGCGCGTCGCGACCGCCGAGGTGCGTGCGGCCGTCGACGACGTGGTGACGCTCGCGCTCGACGAGCCCGACGCCGCCGCGCTCGCGGACGACGTCGCGTACCGACTCGTGACGATGCCGACCGAGCCGAGCGTCGACCGCGAGTTCGCCGCGCTCCTGCGCGCCGCCGACGAGACGATGGGTGCGGTCGTCGTCGACGCGAACAGCCCGCTCCAGGGCGCGACCGTCGGCGCGCTCGACGTCACCGTCGCCGCGATCCGACGGCCCGACCGCGGCGTCGCCCCGATCCCCGAGAGCGACACGCCGATCGAGGTCGGGTCGACGCTGTACGTCGTCGCCCGCCCGGACGCGTTCCGCGCGTTCGAGGCGGCGGCGACGCCCGTCCAGGTGACCGAACCCGCCGCCTCGCCCGACGGCGACGACTGA